In a genomic window of Tissierella sp. Yu-01:
- a CDS encoding BMC domain-containing protein, with the protein MKKALGLIETQGLTTAVTALDAASKAADVTLVGVEKVIGVNKGVGVTINIAGEVAAVKAAVEAGVMAGNRVGTVISSHVIPRPHEEVDTLIEKFSKNLKSKREEKENKEENKEDSEE; encoded by the coding sequence ATGAAAAAAGCACTTGGGCTTATAGAGACACAAGGATTGACAACAGCCGTTACAGCCTTAGATGCAGCCAGCAAAGCAGCTGATGTAACCTTGGTTGGAGTTGAAAAGGTTATAGGTGTCAATAAAGGTGTAGGCGTAACTATCAATATAGCAGGTGAAGTTGCTGCAGTAAAAGCAGCTGTAGAGGCTGGAGTTATGGCGGGAAATAGAGTTGGAACAGTAATTTCAAGTCATGTAATACCACGACCACATGAAGAAGTCGATACTCTAATAGAAAAGTTTTCAAAGAATTTGAAGTCAAAAAGGGAGGAGAAAGAGAATAAAGAGGAGAATAAAGAAGACAGTGAAGAGTGA